A segment of the Thermus sp. LT1-2-5 genome:
GGAAGGGGAGCGGGAGAAGCTTCTGCGCCTGGAGGAGGAGCTCCACAAGCGGGTGGTGGGCCAGGAGGAGGCCATTCAGGCGGTGGCCGACGCCATCCGCCGGGCCCGGGCCGGGCTCAAGGACCCCAACCGCCCCATCGGGAGCTTCCTCTTCCTGGGGCCTACCGGGGTGGGCAAGACGGAGCTGGCCAAGACCCTGGCCGCCACCCTCTTCGACACCGAGGAGGCCATGGTGCGCATCGACATGACGGAGTACATGGAAAAGCATGCGGTGAGCCGCCTCATCGGGGCCCCGCCCGGCTACGTGGGCTACGAGGAAGGGGGCCAGCTCACCGAGGCGGTGCGGCGCCGTCCCTACACCGTCATCCTCTTTGACGAGATCGAGAAGGCCCACCCTGACGTCTTCAACATCCTCCTGCAAATCCTGGATGACGGACGCCTCACGGACAGCCACGGGCGCACCGTGGACTTCCGCAACACCGTCATCATCCTCACCTCCAACCTGGGGAGCCCCTTGATCCTGGAGGGCATCCAAAAGGGCCTGCCTTACGAACGGATCCGGGAGGAGGTCTTTGCCGTCTTGCAGAAGCACTTCCGCCCCGAGTTCCTGAACCGCCTGGACGAGATCGTGGTCTTCCGGCCGCTTTCCCGGGAGCAGATCCGGGCCATCGTGGAGATCCAGCTTGGAAACCTCCGGGCCCGGCTGGCGGAAAAGCGCATCAGCCTGGAGCTCACCGAGGCCGCTAAGGACTTCCTGGCGGAAAGGGGCTACGATCCCGTTTTCGGCGCCAGGCCCCTGAAGCGGGTGATTCAGCGGGAGCTGGAAACCCCCTTGGCCAAGAGGATCCTGGCGGGGGAGGTGAAGGAAGGGGACAAGGTGGTGGTGGACGCCACGCCCCAGGGTCTCGTCTTCCGCACCCCGGAGCGGGTGCAGGCCTAAAGGAGGTAGGGTATGGATGCGCTGGAGGTGCTCAGGCAGGCCTACCAAGACGAGCTCCTAGACGCCCTGCGGGCGGAGCGGGCAGCGGAAAGCGTCCCTTACCCCCACATCCAGGCCCTCCTCCAGGAGGTGGCCTCCCGGGAGCGGGCGCACGCCGAGGCCATCGCCGAGGCCCTGCGGAAGCGGGGGGCCTCCCTGCCCCCCGCCCCCAAAGCGGAGGAGGGAGGCTTTGAGGCCATGCTCCGCCTCCTTTCCGAGGAGGGGTTTGACCGGACCTACTACCTGGAGAGCACCTTTCCTGACCCCGAGCTGGAAGCCCTCTTCACCCGGCTCGGCCAGGAGGAAAGGCTGAACCAGGAAGCGGTGCGGAAAGCGGTGGCGCTTATCGGAGGGAACCTATGATCACCAAGGCAGAAATCCAAAGGCTACGTGAGGTCATCGGCAAGGCGGAAGGTCCCGTGCTCTCCCTGTACCTGGACGTGAACCCGGCCAAGCCGGAAAACGCCTCCCGGGCTTACGCCCTCCGGGCCAAGGACGCCATGAAGGCCCTCAAGGTGCCGGAGGACCTGTCGGAAAGGGTCTTGGAGGTCCTGAAGAACCAGGTCCTGGAGGCCAAGACCGCGGTCTTCTTCGCCGGGGAAGACCTCTTTGAGGTCCTCCTCCTTCAGGTGGAGCTCCCCCTGGTGAGCGGGGTGAGGACCCATTTCCTGGACGAGAAGGAAAACCGCCTGCTCACCGACGGGGCCTTGGCCCACTGGGGCGAGCCTTTCCTCTTGCCCCTGGTCTACGCCCTGGATGAGTACGAGCGCTACGGCGTGGTCTACGTGGACCAGGAGCGCTGGCGGGTCTTCGAGGTCTTCCTGGGGGAGATCGAGGAGGTCCACGACGCCTTCCTGGCCCTGGACACCGAGGCCTGGCGCCGCCTTTCCCTGGACGCCCCGGGGCGCCGCTTCAACCTGGCGGGCATCTCCCGGGGCGGGGCGGGGCAGGACCTCTTCGCCAAGCGCCTCGAGGCCTGGGAGGAACGCTTCTACAAGGCCTTGGCCCATGAGCTGGAAAAGCTGGTGGAGGCTCGAGGCTTTACCCGCCTCGTCCTCATGGGCCCCGAGGAGCACACCAAGCTCTTCTTGGGCTACCTGCCCAAGCGCCTGAAGGAGAAGGCGGTGGCCCTCCTCCCCTCCCTCCCCCACCCCAACGCCACCCCGGGCCAGGTCCTGAAGCGGCTGGAGCCGGAGCTTGTGGCCATCGAGCGGGCCAAAGAGGTAGAGCTCCTAAAGCACCTGGAGGAAGCCTATCCCAAGGCGGTGTTCGGCCCCGAGGTGCTGGAGAGGGTGCAGGAGGGGCGGGTGGAGGTCTGGGTCCTTCCCTGGACCCTGGACCAGGGGGTTTACGCCTGCGATGGTTCCTACTTCGCCGAGGAGGCCAAGGCCCTCTCGGCCTGCGGGCGGCCAGAGGCCAAGCCCCTGGCCGTGGTGTTGCCCGAGCTCGCCGCCGGCTACGCCACCAAGCTGGAGTTCGTGCGCGGCGAGGCGGAAAAACGGCTTCTTGAGCGCGGGGGGATGGCCGCGCTCTTGAGGTGGTAAGGAGGTGAGGTATGGTTCGGTTTGATCCTTTCAGGGAGCTGGAGGAGTTGCAGGAAAGGCTAGCGCGGGCCTTTTCGCCCCAAGGGCAAGGGCCTAGGGTCTACGCCCCGCCCGTGGACGTGGTGGAGGACACCGAGGGGCTCCACCTCCTCGTCTACCTCCCCGGGGTGGAGCCCGAGAAGGTGGAGGTGGTGGCGGAGGAGGGCGTGCTCTCCGTGAAGGCGGAGCGCCCCTTGGAAAAGCAGGAAGGAATAACCTACCACCGCTTGGAAGGCCCCTACGGCACCTTCGCCCGGAGCTTCAACGTCCCCAGCACCTACGACCTTTCCCGGGTACAGGCCCGGTTCCGCCACGGGGTCCTGCACCTTTTGGTACCCAAGGCGGAGGCCACGCGGCCTAAGAAGATCCAGGTCCAGGTGGAGTGAGGAGGTGAGGTATGCGGCGCACGGTTCGGTACATCCTCGCTACCTCTAACCCCATGGGCGACCTCGAGGCCTTGGAAAAGTTCGTTAAGGTGGCCCCGGACACGGGGGCGGACGCCATCGCCGTCATCGGCAACCTCATGCCCAAGACGGCGAAAAGCCGGGACTACGCCACCTTCTTCCGGATCCTGGCCGAGGCGCACCTGCCCACCGCCTACATCCCCGGCCCCGAGGACGCCCCCATCTGGGAGTACTTGCGGGAAGCGGCCAACATCGAGCTGGTCCGCCCCGAGATGCGGAGCGTCCACGAAACCTTCACCTTCTGGAAGGGCCCCTACCTGGTGGCGGGGATGGGCGGGACCATCGCCGACGACGGCGAGCCCGAGGAGCACGAGGCCCTGCGCTACCCCGCCTGGGTGGCGGAGTACCACCTAAAAACCCTTTGGGAGCTCAAGGACTACCCTCGGATCTTCCTCTTCCACACCATGCCCTACCACAAGGGCCTGGGCGAGGGAGGTTCCCACGAGGTGGCCCACCTCATCAAGACCCACAACCCCCTCCTGGCCATCGTGGCCGGCAAGGGCCAGAAGCACGAGATGCTGGGGGCGAGCTGGGTGGTGGTCCCCGGGGACCTTTCCGAAGGGGAGTTCAGCCTCTTGGACCTAAAGGCGAAGAAGTTGGAGACGGGGAACGTACGCTAGTTAACCCTAGTGAGGGGGGCCACCCCTCATCCTTAGGAGGTGAAGCATGGACAAGGAAAGCCTCATCCAAGGCCTCAACCAGGACCTCGCCCACGAGTACCAGGCCATCATCCAATACGTCACCTATGCCGCCACCGTAACGGGCATCCACAGGGGGGAGCTGAAGGAGTTCTTCCT
Coding sequences within it:
- a CDS encoding ferritin-like domain-containing protein, with product MDALEVLRQAYQDELLDALRAERAAESVPYPHIQALLQEVASRERAHAEAIAEALRKRGASLPPAPKAEEGGFEAMLRLLSEEGFDRTYYLESTFPDPELEALFTRLGQEERLNQEAVRKAVALIGGNL
- a CDS encoding VLRF1 family aeRF1-type release factor, which produces MITKAEIQRLREVIGKAEGPVLSLYLDVNPAKPENASRAYALRAKDAMKALKVPEDLSERVLEVLKNQVLEAKTAVFFAGEDLFEVLLLQVELPLVSGVRTHFLDEKENRLLTDGALAHWGEPFLLPLVYALDEYERYGVVYVDQERWRVFEVFLGEIEEVHDAFLALDTEAWRRLSLDAPGRRFNLAGISRGGAGQDLFAKRLEAWEERFYKALAHELEKLVEARGFTRLVLMGPEEHTKLFLGYLPKRLKEKAVALLPSLPHPNATPGQVLKRLEPELVAIERAKEVELLKHLEEAYPKAVFGPEVLERVQEGRVEVWVLPWTLDQGVYACDGSYFAEEAKALSACGRPEAKPLAVVLPELAAGYATKLEFVRGEAEKRLLERGGMAALLRW
- a CDS encoding Hsp20/alpha crystallin family protein encodes the protein MVRFDPFRELEELQERLARAFSPQGQGPRVYAPPVDVVEDTEGLHLLVYLPGVEPEKVEVVAEEGVLSVKAERPLEKQEGITYHRLEGPYGTFARSFNVPSTYDLSRVQARFRHGVLHLLVPKAEATRPKKIQVQVE
- a CDS encoding heat-stable protein, whose protein sequence is MRRTVRYILATSNPMGDLEALEKFVKVAPDTGADAIAVIGNLMPKTAKSRDYATFFRILAEAHLPTAYIPGPEDAPIWEYLREAANIELVRPEMRSVHETFTFWKGPYLVAGMGGTIADDGEPEEHEALRYPAWVAEYHLKTLWELKDYPRIFLFHTMPYHKGLGEGGSHEVAHLIKTHNPLLAIVAGKGQKHEMLGASWVVVPGDLSEGEFSLLDLKAKKLETGNVR